The DNA sequence gccagcagcgcgggttcaattcccgtaccagcctccccgtcaggcgccggaatgtggcaactaggggcttttcacagtaacttcattgaagcatacttgtgacaataaacttatTATTATTCAccgctctgggtgaagaaatttctcctcatctctgtcctaaatggtgtaCCCGTATCCtcgggctgtgacccctggttctggacacccctaccattgggaacatccttcctgcatctaccctgtcttgtcctgttagaattttataggtttccttcagatcaccccccccccccaccacttcttCTGAACCCAAGtggatacaatcctaaccgattcaagctCTCCTATATCAATCCCACTCTCTCAGGAACCAGTCTGCTAAACCTCTGCAGGTTGAGTGTCAGATAAATACTTGCTGGGACATGTGTGGGCTGGTTGGACAGCTCTTTGAGTGGGATGTGCAGAGACGCACatgaatggtctcctgtgctgcaTGATTCAAATTGTTCTGACCAGCATTCACAGGCAAGGCTCTCACTGTTTGAATCGGGGATGGAGGCTGGGAGCCATCTACCTTTTTGTGTAGCAGTAGAGCTCAGTCTGGTGCATTGAGGGTTTTCCCCATCTGAAGTGGGCAGCTGATTGAGTGGTGTAATTGGGATGTCGCATTGAGATCTGCTATCTTGGATGAGAATTCATGGGGAACCACAAGGAACGCCTCCACATTGTAACGTGTGGAATGGTAAAAACATGCTTGTTTGAAAAATTGGACTTGTTTTGGTCCTGTGTCTAGAAACCGCAGGCAAACTACTGGCAAAATGCAGCTGTTCGTCGGAtagttgaacccccccccccctttccagggCAGGGAGGAAAATGGGATCAGCCACTGCTGGCTGGCTTGCTTCTCTGTGGCTGTCCAGAGAAAATTATTGCCCACGTTCCGGCCTAGCTGGCATGCTGTTTGACACAACTACCTCGGGAGACCTTGAGAGTACGAATAGTAATGGTTTTAATATTCAAGCCATTATACAACATTTGTGTGATTTTCTTTTGTGCTGGATTATTGGGGCTGTTGTGTTAGGTAGTGCATCACTTAAAGAgtttgtgtgtggaacagtgaaacTGCTGTCTCTGTCCATCTTCTGGGCTCTGAGGTGTTGAGTTTCCTTGGCAATTTGAACAGTCGTCATGTACGTCTCATTGGCCAACTTCTCAAGACTGGTGCACATGGCCAAAGGTGCAGCATGTCACGGTTACTAATAAtaattttctctctcccccttgccaCATCCAGTGTTACATGGATGTTCCAGCTATCTCTAGTGTTGCTAGATTTTGACTTGACCTCATTTGGGTAATTATCACCACCCTTCTCTTAACCCTTGCTCTCTTTTAGCAAAGAGCAGACATCTTCAGATTCTAAGCAGCAgtgtaggaggaggtcgcacattggagggctcctgctTGAGGTTTgattttttttagaatttaatgcccggtcccaggggcaagttTTGGTTAAATAAGTGTAGGAAGACGCAAGGAAGAAAGATGACCAAAACCCAAAGGAAACCTGTCGTGAAGAACGTGACGAATGAAAGTTCGCCATTGAGTAGAAGGGTCGGCTTGGCAACTGGAAGGAAGGCTGGGTCtctgggtggggccgcactgttcacggcagaaaagatgactgaggtgatggttgtggaacttgaaaaacagttcgcaaAGCATAGGGAggtgatgaagaaggagatgatggcagtattgaatgtgctcgtggaggaggcgattgccccggtgaaggcggcggtgtcgagcccaggagcagggtgagaaactcgAGGGAGTGGAAGAGGTCATGTCACAACACCgttatcaactcacctcgatgggtgaggagctgcagagcgtggtggaggccaacaagggtctgcgagccaaagtggAGGGCCTGGAAAACAGATCTCGGCGGCAAAATatgaggatcatgggcctgcccgaaggggtggagggcccgaggccgacggagtattgtgccaagatgttgggggagggggaagatccctctcggtacgaactggatggggcgtggaggcctaaaccaacggcgaatgagctgccaagagcagtgattctttgtttccgtaggtacagcatgaaggagaaggtcctgtgtttggcaaagcagaagcaggaggtgcagtgggctggagctgtggAGTCGgtcgagtgaagacggcactgtataactGCAGGGTTCGGTGCagcatagtgtacccagctaagttgagggtgacctacaactccaaagaccTTTATTTCGAGGCGgtggaggcatttgtgaaggcagaaggactgggaccAAAGTGAGAATtcggactgaggattggtcttggactgggggttggggggggtggaggattttatgtagctttattttttcactgcatgttggtatATGTGCTAAGTGAGTCGACGTTGTCTATTTGGCAAGGTGAGAGTTGgaattttcttttgcaatgatggttcttttggggtttgtgtgtttacactggggttgtgtTAAAGGGGATTTATTTGTTTTCCTGGCAGGCGGAGGGGAATGAGGccggggcaggggcctccacagtggctagctcaagctggccagtgaaggggggtgtggtgggggaggggcttcgGCCGTCAGTGCCTGGGAGAACAGGTTTCAAtgtgcctaggaggtgtgaaaggtTGGAGGAGGGGACCAATACTGGATGaggtgtttttgagaggaagtgaatgggaggattctgggagggggtggaGCTTGATGGAAACAATGAATCAGGGCGGGCAAAGCCCAGCGGGCAGGGCATGGAGTTATGAGGGTGGTGGATAGGAGGGGGAGGTCGGGTGTGAGAGACCTCCAGTTAGGATagttacatggaatgtgagggtttgttggagggaggtttttcaGGGTCATCTCGGTGGTAGTGcttgtgaacttggaaccagggcccctagaagctaTGTGAGGGTGGGTGCGGGGCAGATGTTAATCTTCGCCTCTGATTGCCTGGAggggggtcctgttggggtggggatcagcttctccaccctgtgacaCAGCTTGGCCATTGGTGGAGTTAACAAGCTATTCCAATATCctgtctttttttttaacaaacaattttattgaggtattttaggcatacagAAAAAGTGaccttgtacagtacaaaaaaaaagtcaagacacaaattaaacatggtgcaaaccacggctctgttcacacaaggacctgcctcaatatccccctactctactctaccctagcccccctgctgacgcttactcctctgcaaagaagtcaataaatggctgccatcttcgggcgaaccctaatagcgaacctctcaaggcgaacttgactttctctcgaCCAAGAAAGCTcgtcatgtccgatagccatacctcaaccctcggggtctttgagtccctccatgctaacagtgttcgtcgccgggctaccagggaagcaaaggccagaacttcggcctctctctccctggactcccgggtcctccgaaaccccaaagattgccacctcagggctcattaccaccccagtttttaatacccgggacatgacatctgcgaatccctgccagtaccccctgagtttagggcacgaccagaacatgtgtacatggttagccggccctccggtgcatctagcacacttgtcctccagcccgaagaatttgctcatgtgggcccggtgcatgaccttaaactggatcaggctgagcctggcgcatgttgcggtcgtgtttactcggcTCAGGGCTTttgcccagataccattctcctctttctctcccccccccccccccccccccccccccccccgagctcctcttcccacttaagcttcaggtcctcggtcagcgtacaaaatcccgcacctgtaagtatctaaattcgttccccttcaccagcccaaacttctcttccagcgccctcatgctcggaaagctcactTCCGGGAACAGatccccccatcctcacaatccatgCCCTCCTCCgcagtccatgttccccggggcaaatcggtggttgccgcagattggggtccacaccgatgctcttacctcccctacatgcctcctccactggccccagatccgaagagccgccgccactatcgggctggtggaataccgtgccGGCAGGAGTGGCAGAGGcggcgtgaccagggctgctaagctagtgccccatccgctcccaaaccgcccccgcacccaccatccatttccttatcatcgctatgttggccgcccagtaatagttgctgaaattcggcaacgccagccccccttctcctctgttcctttcaagcatcaccctctgcacccacggggtcttccccgcccatacaaatcccagaataattttattcagcgtcTTAAAGACGGACCGCGggttaaagatggggagacactgaaaaacaaacaagaaccgtgggagaatcgtcatcttaacagtctgcaccctccccgccaatgacagcgggagcacatcccacctcaggacctcctccctcactcgttccaccagtcgggacaggttgagcttatgcaacttgccccagtcccgtgccgcccgaatccccaaatatcggaaactctcccccattagcctgaacggcaaccccttcaaccTACTCTCCTGCTCccgcgcctgaattacaaacaactcgctcttagtcatgttcagtttgtatccggagaaccggccaaattccctcagggttgccatgatactgtccatccccaccattgggtccgatacatataacagcagatagtctgttccccccccccccccaaacaaactcccggaccagccctttccagcccctaaagGCTCTTggtgcaattgccagcagctctggccagcgcaaacagcagtggggcgagagggcacccctgtcttgtcccacggtgcagtctaaagtagcccGATGTCGTCCTGTGCGTCCTTACacgcgcctccggggcctgatataatagcctaacgcagtcgatgaaccccgcccctaaCCGTcctagtatctcccacagataatcccactcgacccggtgaaaagccttttcagcatccatggctaccactatctctacctccctactctccgcgggcatcataatcacgttaagcagccttcttagcttggctaccagctgcctcccctttacaaacccggtttggttctCCCCAATTACATCCAGTACACAGTCCtccattctagtcgccaagatattggccagtaacttggcgtctacgttgatcaaagagatcggcctgtaatgTCTTGTGGGTGTGCTGGCAACATCGCAAACAGTGAGTGTTCCCCAGCCCAGGTGAGGTCAGCCTGGCAATTGGGCTTGATTTCATCCTGGCTTGATGCAGTCACTCGGTGATCCCACACCCCTGGCTGTTCAGCTGGACAGAGACTTGGATGGGCTTCACTCGTGTCCTGTTTGCAAAACTGAATGTCATGAGGGCAAATTGTTTAATTGTCTGGAGACATGAGATTTAAATGCAATCATTACCTGGCTCGGGCCCTTCTGCTGGTGTTAACAGGGTCCCACTGCCGGTGTTCTGGAGAGTTTATCTCGCAGCTGATGGTGTTCCGTTGTAACATGGAGCGATCTGTTTGGAACAAGGTCTGGAGATAATGAGTCAGGTGTCATATGAATGCTGTATGTACAACGTAGTTGCCATGACCACCATTGCTCCTCTCTGTTATCAGACACCCGTTATCTAAGAGCTCAATAAAAAGAAAGAGTTGTATATGTAACAGGGCCCTTGGAACAGGGATCATACAGAGCAAAGTCTGCAGATAACTTGAGGCTCAAATATTTTCAGATATAAGGGTTTGATCATTTACTGATCTGTCTATTAGGGATGCTGCATGTTCTTTTTCACTTTGAATGCCCCCCCGCACTCTGTTGCTGGCAGCTTGACACCCGTTACTCAACCGTTCTTGCCCTGAGTTCGGATGCTTTCCTTTTTTTCGCAGGACCTTGGAGCAGAATCGGACTCTGTCCCCCACTATCGGACACCATCCTCTTGCAGCAGCGCTGAGACTGGgagctgccttggtctgatttagcAAAGGCACAGAAAAGCATGGGAAGAGTCAGGCTCCTTTCGCTCGTATTGCATTGACATCCTGACTTTAATCTGACTGACTccatatattacaacagtgactgcacttgcaAAACACCTCATTAGCGCAGGGGAATTTTGCAATGTTGGGAAAGGTGTGATGTAATTGGCAGTAAAATCTCAGCCAATTGTTCACCTCTTAGCTCATCATTAATTATGCTCTtcccacagccagctcccacactGACTGGGAGCTGAATGTGAGACATGTTGTGGACTGCATTTATCTGCTAGCCCATTGTCCCTTCATTCACACACACGACTCCGGACAGAATTTTTATTCACTATTTGTTTTGTTGTTTGCAggttactgagctgaatgaggcattGTCCAATGAAGACCGTAACTTGCTCTCCGTGGCCTACAAGAATGTGGTGGGGGCCCGGAGATCATCCTGGCGAGTGATCAGCAGCATAGAGCAGAAGACTTCTGCAGACGGCAATGAGAAGAAACTGGAGATGGTGCGGGCCTACCGGGAGACAGTGGagaaggagctggaagcagtgtGCAAGGATGTGCTGGCCCTGCTCGAGAAGTTCCTCATAAAGAACTGCAACGAGTCCCAGGTGGAGAGCAAAGTCTTTTACTTGAAAATGATGGGCGACTACTACCGCTACCTTGCTGAGGTGGCCTCTGGTGAGAAGAGAGCTGGTGTGGTAGAATCATCCGAAACCTCTTACAAGGAGGCCTTTGAGGTCAGCAAGGTTCAGATGCAGCCCACCCACCCCATCCGCCTGGGCCTGGCTCTCAACTTCTCTGTATTCTACTATGAGATCCAGAATGCCCCTGAGCAAGCCTGCCAACTGGCCAAGGCGGCCTTTGACGACGCCATTGCCGAACTGGACACTTTAAACGAGGACTCCTACAAGGACTCGACTCTCATCATGCAATTACTACGGGACAACCTCACCCTCTGGACAAGTGACCAGCAAGATGACGAAGCAGGAGAAGGCAACAACTGAGTCTCTGCAGTCACCCCCAACCCCCGGCCATTTCCTttcctccctccccatctcacccgcctctctctctcacgtaCTTATATACACCAGTGCTAATATCCACTGTACACAGCTCCTCTAAATGCTGTATGCCCAGCAGAGAAGGAAAGACTAAAATGATTGCGTCTTTTGCTGGCTGTGTCAGTACATAAGCCCCTTTGCTGTCACTAGTCACACTTTCAAAATTGTTTGAGCTATTTTGTCGCCAGTGAATCACTCGCAGACACAGATTGTTTTGGTCCCTTGATGAAGTTTTAATGTTTTTGTTTTAGAATAAGCAATCTTCctgcccgcccctcccccacccaccccacctaaaAAGAAAAATTGAAAAGCGTTTGGTGTTGAAGCACTGTAATCGAGATTGGACTGCGAGAAGGCTGTGATGTTTCCTCCTGATCAGTCACTCCTGTGCATGCAGAAACGACAGTATCCCTCTCAATCATTGAAACTCCAGTGCCCAACTTGATTTAAAGAGAAAAGTGGGTCAGAAATTGACTGTATTGTAACGTTTACATATAGTCTGCTCATTTTAGCCGATGAAACCTTAACCATGAAGTACATTTATATAAAGCTGGGAGGACTGGCTATTTTGTGTTGCTGAATTTTTTTTTTGGCTGTTAATTTATATGGAGCTCGATGATGTGCGCAGGTCTTGGGTAATGCATTGCATCTGCTAAAATGTTTTGATACTTTTTTTTTGAAGAGACACATTTTTGTCAGATGTCTGAATCTCAACGGTTATACATTTTCTTTGTAAAACATCCGCTTTACCAATCAGTTCTCGAGTCAATTCGATTGAGCTCACAAAACCGATTGTGTCAGAACAGCATTAAGGGGGGGATAAAAAAGGAAACAATTGAAATCCCATGGAATGCCAAACCTTAATTCAGTGTTGGGTTGAATGGATGACAATAAATGCTGCTTCAGGTGTATCATGGAACTGGCCCTCTTTCTTGTCTTCTCGTTGGTAGAGTTACATTTTGACCTTAGAAAAGGAAgaggaatcagtgggtgtgaaatgAGCCCTGTTTAAAATGTCAAGTGTCCCTGCCCTGCGCAATCCACCTATGCTTATTCTCTTGTGGTCCTTCCTCCCACACCGCCTGTTCTGCTACTTCACAGCACATCATTATCCTCCCCCAAACCAGGGAATGTTACCGTGGTAACCAGACAAGCCCTGGATTAAAACCTGCATTCTTCTAGATAACAAATGGCAATTTACTGATTCCCAGATGCAACTGATGTAATCTTGTTACCACCTTGACATACTGCTGGGTTTCTGAGCTTACATTCAGTGTGCAATGAGGAGGAGAATGACCTTCCtgatccagggattattgagtcatCAGTTCAGACAGGGAAGatttaggagtaggccactcgagcctgctctgccattcaataagatcatggttgatctggctGTGGCCTCAACTCGATGTTCCACCTGACCCCAATAAccttagattcttgattgacaaggcagtcaaccaaactccacctctcaaattattcaatgaccctgccttgcagctctggggaagagagttccacagactcgcCACCTTCTTGAGGAAAAATAATTTCACCTCATcctggtcttaaatgggcaacccctcatTTTTTAACTCCTGCGAGAGGGGGAGAACAAAGGGATGCATTCACCCCTCAGGATCTTTCACATTCTCATAAGAtcatctctcactcttctaaattccaatggatacaggccccaaCATTTCCTCGTAGGATGGTCACTTCCTGTTGGCAATCAGTTTGAGtgcatcttctctgaactgcttctgatgcaTTTATGTCCTTaaataaagacaccaaaactggacacactactctagatgtggtctcaccaacaccctgtgcaAGTGtagcaaacatccctacttttgtacCCCATTTCCCTTACAATAAACGACAATGGTGACGGTCTTCTGGACAGATGCATATACTGGACAAAGCACCATAATCTTCACCTCTGACTCAAATATATCAAGTTGCAACACAGAATGGGTCTATtcaacccattgtgtctgtgctttgTTCTCCATGGTACAAGTATGCAATAGTCCCATTCCTCCGCCCATTTCCCATAGTCCTGTAAACTATTCCTtaagtgtttatccaattccctttaatCTGCTTCTACACTATCTTCCAGGAAGTGCATTTCTGTTCATCACCTCCTcttcccagggcagcatggtgatgcagtggttagcactgctgcctcacggcgccgaggtcccaggttcgatcccggctctgggtcactgtgtatgtggagtttgcacattctccccgtgtttgcttgggtttcacccccacaatccaaagatgtgcagggtaggtggattggctactctaaattgccccttaattggaaaaaattaattgggtatctaaattttttaattttttttttttttaaatcgccacCTTTTCCTATCCCCATCTTTTGCCAATGACCTTGGTGTCTATGACTGCTGGTTACTGATCGCCCTGTTAGCGAAACAGTTACTTCCTAATTCTCTCCTGTCATCACTTTGACCACACAAGCTAGCCCAGCAGTTAACAGCAGAACTGCACTGACTGACAGACGACCCTAAACCTGCTTTAAAACAATCTAAAAATGTTGGGAATACTCAGCAACTCTGGCTGCACTGGTGGAATACTTAGCCATACCTACTgtacatttccagcattttttctgcttttgttttcaATTTTAAGCAGCTCTTTGCTTTTGTGTTAAATCTGTCTTCCTGTTCAGCTAGAAGTTACGGTCTCATTTACATAAGTGTGGGTCTGTTCTCCCAGTGTCTCGGGTAACATtcgtccctcaaccaacaccaatgACCTGGTCATTTGTCTTTTCATagaagcccattgagtctgcaccaatcctctgaaagagtgccctatggaggcccaggccataaccccacccaatctgcacatctttggataataagggacaattttagcatacccaatccacctgacgtgcacatctttggactgtgggaggaaaccagagcacccggaggaaacccacacatactgagaggacgtgcaaagtccacacagacagtcacccaaggccggaatctaacccgggcctctggcactgaggcagcaatgctagccaccatgctgcccttctgagACATCACAAATTTCTGTGGATTAGAATTCCTACACTATCCCAACTGGGCTGAGGTCCTGAAGGATCTTGACATTAGTAGAGACCATCGTGAATAGAGTGGGCATTATTTCATGATAAGTGACTACATTATTACACTGAATTGGCAGCCTGACATGTgtgcctggagtgggacttgaacctactcCATCTAACCCCACCGTAAGGGTGCTGGCATTAAGCCACAGCTGACAGAGTTCTAGTTAAGGGTGGATGAATAGAATCTAGAAGACAAGTGTGAAGATCCAGACTTGCTCTTTTCCTTCCCTTCAGCCCAGTCTTGCATAGCTCCCTTGGATGGTGCGACTAAAATGCCCCAGCAATGTGTTTTCACCTTTTAGCTGGTGTggatgttcttcctcctcctctagaTACATTCCAAGAGTGTGCTGGTTTATTGAATTAAAACAGGCTTGGCTTGCGAGATTGCTTGGTTGAGATGGACAGTGGATGCTCTCAATTTAGAGTTGGTGAGAAGCCCATTAGTCTGGGCAGCATTCACCCCAGTTCCCAATATTAAACTACCACATCTGATCCCTTTGCCACCGCGTCTACTGAAGACTGCCTGTACAAACCATGTggaagtgtgccccccccccccccccccccgggccggggctGGGTTACCATGCAGGAATAGTGCTCGTCTGCCATTGGTTGTG is a window from the Scyliorhinus torazame isolate Kashiwa2021f chromosome 1, sScyTor2.1, whole genome shotgun sequence genome containing:
- the ywhah gene encoding 14-3-3 protein eta produces the protein MVDREQLVQRARLAEQAERYDDMAAAMKSVTELNEALSNEDRNLLSVAYKNVVGARRSSWRVISSIEQKTSADGNEKKLEMVRAYRETVEKELEAVCKDVLALLEKFLIKNCNESQVESKVFYLKMMGDYYRYLAEVASGEKRAGVVESSETSYKEAFEVSKVQMQPTHPIRLGLALNFSVFYYEIQNAPEQACQLAKAAFDDAIAELDTLNEDSYKDSTLIMQLLRDNLTLWTSDQQDDEAGEGNN